Proteins encoded within one genomic window of Malassezia restricta chromosome VII, complete sequence:
- a CDS encoding hydroxymethylpyrimidine/phosphomethylpyrimidine kinase/thiaminase — protein MPIQASESPVVPRVLTIAGSDPSGGAGIQADLKTFLALHTYGLSVITSLTAQNTMGVTSIHTPPAAFVKQQFDTVTEDIDINAIKIGMLSNASVVSQVAELLKEWRQANSGPVVLDTVMVATSGALLLEHDAVRVIKEELLKYASIITPNISEAVHLLKETQFASVVPTSSPTLSDLQSMAKALGELGAKNVLVKGGHAAMPLSSIRSELLAKGVDVFDEALDSEVQAYDRERNASILLRSECNTTLSKLAFALNASVYSLNGADICFTRSASDLMCLHAPCDSYTADVLYETERGHFTIFIKPTIPTTATHGTGCTLSSAIAAMCAHGYPIRLAVAYALQFMQRVLASGLDKVGHGHGPLNHDANLMSRGVALRTPSNPAPLTTMLASRSWKAWRSYTRHPFVQQLGQATLPKESLCWFMLQDYAYLKQYARALSKAVAHPASNLEDMKSCAAMSKAVLEEMQLHVRVCERLGISSKDMESTMESRATVAYTRFFLDVADEGLLPLMISLASCAVGYAEVGLWLEKERDTGRMHPSSVYNEWVSEYAGDAYQNSIANYVELVEDYAQRIAVSESQAARLQQVWDAATRFEIGMWDEALSVGSQA, from the coding sequence ATGCCGATTCAAGCATCAGAGAGCCCCGTTGTACCTCGTGTCCTCACGATCGCCGGAAGTGATCCTAGTGGTGGTGCAGGCATTCAAGCAGATCTGAAAACCTTTCTAGCGCTCCACACGTATGGATTGTCAGTGATCACATCTCTCACGGCCCAAAATACGATGGGTGTCACGAGCATTCACACGCCTCCGGCCGCCTTTGTCAAGCAGCAGTTTGACACCGTGACAGAAGACATAGATATTAATGCGATCAAGATCGGTATGCTCTCGAACGCTTCGGTGGTGTCGCAAGTGGCAGAATTACTCAAGGAATGGCGTCAGGCGAACAGCGGCCCCGTGGTGCTCGACACGGTCATGGTGGCTACGTCCGGTGCCTTGCTCTTAGAGCATGATGCAGTGCGTGTGATCAAAGAAGAACTGTTAAAGTATGCTAGTATTATCACGCCGAACATATCCGAGGCCGTCCATTTGTTGAAAGAGACGCAGTTTGCCTCGGTGGTCCCGACGTCCTCACCTACTCTATCGGATCTGCAGAGCATGGCTAAGGCACTTGGCGAATTGGGTGCGAAGAATGTACTTGTCAAGGGTGGACATGCAGCTATGCCATTGAGTTCAATACGCTCGGAATTACTCGCAAAGGGCGTTGATGTGTTCGATGAAGCTCTCGACTCTGAAGTGCAGGCGTATGACCGTGAGCGGAATGCGAGTATTCTGCTTCGTTCTGAGTGTAATACAACACTCTCGAAACTTGCATTTGCTCTGAATGCATCTGTCTACTCCTTGAATGGTGCCGACATTTGCTTTACTCGTAGTGCCAGCGATTTGATGTGTCTGCACGCTCCCTGTGACTCGTACACGGCCGATGTGCTGTATGAAACGGAGCGCGGCCATTTTACGATTTTTATCAAGCCGACCATTCCAACAACAGCGACTCATGGAACGGGCTGCACGCTTTCATCCGCGATTGCTGCCATGTGTGCCCACGGCTATCCTATTCGATTGGCCGTTGCGTATGCGCTACAATTTATGCAGAGAGTCTTGGCATCTGGTCTAGACAAAGTGGGACACGGACATGGGCCATTGAACCATGATGCGAATCTCATGTCGCGTGGCGTAGCTCTTCGAACCCCATCAAATCCTGCACCCCTCACGACGATGCTCGCTTCTCGCTCATGGAAGGCGTGGCGCTCGTATACTCGGCATCCGTTTGTACAACAGCTGGGCCAGGCAACCTTGCCAAAAGAGTCATTATGCTGGTTTATGCTGCAGGATTATGCCTACCTGAAACAatacgcgcgcgccttgtccAAGGCTGTAGCCCACCCCGCTTCCAATTTGGAAGATATGAAATCATGTGCTGCCATGTCCAAAGCGGTACTAGAGGAGATGCAGCTCCATGTACGTGTATGTGAGAGGCTGGGTATTTCCTCCAAGGACATGGAGTCCACCATGGAGAGTCGTGCTACAGTGGCATACACGCGCTTCTTCTTGGATGTGGCAGATGAGGGACTCTTGCCTCTTATGATCTCTCTTGCCTCCTGTGCCGTGGGATATGCAGAGGTAGGTTTGTGGCTCGAGAAAGAACGGGATACAGGCAGGATGCACCCCAGCAGCGTCTACAATGAATGGGTCTCTGAGTACGCAGGCGATGCCTACCAAAACTCCATTGCCAACTACGTGGAGTTGGTAGAAGACTATGCACAGCGAATCGCGGTATCGGAGTCacaagcggcgcgtctccAACAGGTGTGGGATGCTGCCACTCGTTTCGAAATCGGCATGTGGGACGAAGCCCTTAGTGTAGGTTCCCAGGCTTGA